A genomic stretch from Fodinibius salinus includes:
- a CDS encoding MATE family efflux transporter, whose protein sequence is MLSYIKSEKHNLRKEAGITLKLGLPVIIAQLLQMSMNFVDTVMAGNLSAQDLAAVAVGGAVFIPFMMLAAGILMATTPIVAQLVGARDLNKIGVNARQALWLSLMLAVPVFFIIRNLEFVMHLLNVTPSLIPIAQGYLNAISWGVFGVCGYMTLRFFNEGMSATRPGMYFAMLGVIVNVVANYILMYGKLGFPELGAVGCGYASTIVGYVMFLGMLFFTANHKPYQRFEIFSSLRMPDWKYLKEILQVGVPIGLSSTMEVSMFAIVSLLMGSLSATAVAGHQVAINFSAMTFMVPFGLSTAITTRVGNAIGKNSIYKARHRGYVGIGLATSFMCVTAVIMYLFPELITSIYTQDPAVQDVAVSLLYMAAIFQISDGLQVSGYGALRGLKDTTVPMIVNFIAYWVVGLPLGYYLGIITGIGPQGLWMGLIAGLTIAAILHNIRFYILTKTGNT, encoded by the coding sequence GTGCTATCCTATATAAAATCCGAAAAACATAACCTGCGCAAAGAAGCCGGGATCACGCTAAAACTTGGCCTGCCGGTCATAATTGCTCAGCTTCTGCAAATGTCGATGAACTTTGTAGATACCGTAATGGCGGGAAATCTATCGGCACAGGATCTAGCCGCCGTTGCTGTAGGCGGAGCAGTGTTCATTCCTTTTATGATGCTGGCAGCAGGAATTCTGATGGCTACGACCCCGATTGTTGCTCAGCTTGTGGGGGCACGCGACCTTAATAAAATTGGTGTTAACGCACGACAGGCACTGTGGCTAAGCCTGATGCTGGCGGTGCCAGTATTTTTTATTATCCGCAACCTCGAATTTGTGATGCATCTTTTAAACGTCACCCCCTCGCTCATTCCCATTGCACAAGGCTACCTGAATGCCATTTCGTGGGGTGTTTTTGGTGTTTGTGGGTATATGACCCTTCGCTTTTTTAACGAGGGAATGTCAGCCACCCGTCCCGGCATGTATTTCGCCATGCTCGGAGTTATTGTCAATGTGGTAGCCAATTACATCTTAATGTATGGGAAGCTGGGATTTCCCGAGCTTGGTGCAGTGGGATGTGGGTATGCCTCAACCATAGTGGGGTACGTCATGTTTTTGGGAATGCTATTCTTTACCGCCAACCACAAACCTTACCAACGGTTCGAAATATTTTCATCACTACGAATGCCGGACTGGAAATATCTAAAAGAAATTTTGCAAGTTGGTGTCCCCATCGGACTAAGTTCTACCATGGAGGTATCAATGTTTGCAATTGTGAGCTTACTCATGGGATCACTAAGCGCAACAGCCGTCGCAGGTCACCAGGTAGCTATTAACTTTTCGGCTATGACTTTTATGGTGCCATTCGGTTTATCAACGGCCATCACTACGCGTGTTGGTAATGCCATTGGCAAAAACTCAATATATAAAGCACGTCACCGAGGCTATGTAGGCATTGGACTGGCAACATCATTTATGTGTGTTACAGCCGTTATCATGTACCTTTTCCCCGAACTTATTACCAGTATATACACCCAAGATCCTGCCGTACAAGACGTAGCGGTGAGCTTACTGTACATGGCAGCTATTTTTCAAATTTCCGACGGCCTGCAAGTAAGTGGATATGGCGCACTGCGTGGACTTAAAGACACCACTGTACCAATGATTGTAAACTTTATTGCCTACTGGGTGGTAGGTCTTCCTTTGGGGTACTATTTAGGCATCATCACCGGGATTGGTCCACAAGGTTTGTGGATGGGACTTATTGCGGGCCTCACCATCGCCGCCATTCTGCACAACATCCGCTTTTATATACTGACTAAAACAGGTAACACATAA
- a CDS encoding type III polyketide synthase — protein MSAYIQNISTAVPQHYFEQDFLRERMKEHISTSKNSERIIHRIYSKSGIKKRHTVIDDFNTNGSARFFFKKDGSLNTPSTGSRNEVYARKAKQLFVKTARKTIRENNDISKADITHIITVSCTGFFAPEPGFEIIQQLELDDSTKRFHLGFMGCFAAFPAMKMARSFCTSNPDARVLVVCLELCTLHLQDSDNTDQLISASVFADGAGGMIIGSKPPSKSAGFEIKQFATAIADESQDDMSWTIGDTGFEMVLSTYVPEIIESNLTEAIQPMLDDYNLSTKQIAHWAVHPGGRAILDKIQQSFTLEDKQLAAPRTILAEYGNMSSATILFVLAELLKNENITKTEPILSMAFGPGLTIESGLLTKVGPA, from the coding sequence ATGTCTGCATATATCCAAAATATCTCAACAGCTGTTCCCCAACATTACTTTGAGCAAGATTTTCTCCGCGAGCGGATGAAAGAACATATTAGTACCAGCAAAAACTCTGAACGTATCATCCATCGCATTTATTCAAAGTCTGGCATTAAAAAGCGACATACCGTAATTGATGATTTTAATACTAACGGCTCGGCACGGTTCTTTTTTAAAAAAGACGGCTCACTTAATACGCCATCGACAGGGAGTCGAAATGAAGTATATGCCCGAAAAGCCAAACAGCTGTTTGTTAAAACAGCCCGCAAAACGATTCGTGAAAACAACGACATTTCAAAAGCTGATATTACGCATATCATAACCGTATCCTGCACGGGCTTTTTTGCACCAGAGCCAGGCTTCGAAATTATCCAACAGTTAGAGCTTGATGACTCCACTAAGCGATTTCATCTGGGTTTTATGGGATGTTTTGCAGCTTTCCCCGCCATGAAAATGGCGCGCTCTTTTTGTACCTCAAATCCCGATGCTCGTGTTCTTGTAGTGTGCTTGGAACTCTGTACACTACACCTGCAAGATTCCGATAATACTGATCAGCTTATTTCTGCTTCTGTCTTTGCCGACGGTGCCGGCGGGATGATTATTGGCTCAAAACCTCCCTCAAAATCTGCAGGTTTTGAAATCAAACAATTTGCCACTGCTATTGCTGATGAAAGTCAGGATGATATGAGCTGGACAATCGGTGATACCGGTTTTGAGATGGTACTCTCTACCTACGTGCCTGAGATTATCGAATCGAATTTGACAGAAGCGATTCAGCCAATGCTGGATGATTATAATCTCAGCACAAAACAGATAGCACATTGGGCTGTCCATCCCGGCGGACGCGCTATTCTTGATAAAATACAGCAGAGTTTTACGCTTGAAGATAAACAATTAGCTGCTCCACGCACTATCTTGGCTGAGTATGGAAATATGAGTAGCGCAACCATCCTTTTTGTACTTGCCGAACTGTTAAAAAATGAGAATATAACTAAGACCGAACCTATATTATCAATGGCGTTTGGTCCGGGCCTTACCATCGAAAGCGGACTTCTCACAAAAGTAGGACCGGCATGA
- a CDS encoding methyltransferase domain-containing protein, protein MTFFLSDRDRESHEQMDDPNCDFQALQNTYRQFSTINNLVSRWHSIYKKHIRPTLHPQKPTTLLDIGFGGGDIPIKLATWASNDGLALQITAIDPDPRAFQFVQKLEYPKNISFLQCSSSDITDQTFDFVISNHLLHHLSSAELSNLLTEAELMSSKQVLFNDLRRNDWSYFLFGLFASPIFHNSFITEDGLTSIKRSYTAPELEETVPDGWKITSRFPFRLLLSFTHD, encoded by the coding sequence ATGACTTTTTTTCTGAGTGATCGAGACCGAGAAAGCCATGAACAGATGGATGATCCGAACTGCGATTTTCAAGCACTGCAAAATACCTATCGCCAGTTTAGTACCATTAATAACTTAGTTTCGCGGTGGCATTCCATTTATAAAAAACATATTCGTCCCACTCTGCATCCTCAAAAACCAACAACACTGCTGGATATCGGTTTTGGCGGAGGTGACATTCCAATTAAATTGGCAACATGGGCTAGCAATGATGGCCTTGCCCTTCAAATTACTGCTATCGATCCCGATCCGCGGGCATTCCAATTTGTACAGAAACTCGAATACCCAAAAAATATTTCTTTCTTGCAGTGCTCATCTTCAGATATTACCGACCAGACATTCGACTTTGTTATATCAAACCATCTTTTGCATCACTTGTCTTCGGCGGAACTTTCTAACTTGCTTACCGAAGCTGAACTAATGAGCAGCAAGCAAGTACTTTTCAACGATCTTCGCCGAAATGACTGGAGCTATTTTCTCTTCGGACTCTTTGCCTCACCCATATTTCACAATTCATTTATCACTGAAGATGGACTAACCTCTATCAAACGAAGTTATACCGCACCAGAACTCGAAGAAACTGTGCCGGATGGATGGAAAATCACTTCACGATTCCCATTTCGATTATTATTATCGTTTACTCATGACTAA